A region from the Vicia villosa cultivar HV-30 ecotype Madison, WI linkage group LG3, Vvil1.0, whole genome shotgun sequence genome encodes:
- the LOC131655432 gene encoding uncharacterized protein LOC131655432, whose translation MHLTMASSSSRSYQTHLKNTEQDFNFFKDEKSSKALQHDDEEEEDWLKLGLGLGTSTSSSSPWKKIVVSHNPILVSPSSLSSTSQKLCSPQIGLGLGFEDQGSGFVSRKGKEGLENLNLSNDHHHHHNDDDNGKVIGSSSLSLSSSCEIMNPRGEEDLAMKFPSDSHHYLARNNHNQSGFWFTLRSFTNRNGEALPQISKEYIRVKDENMTVLMVKKYLVTKLGLSNEDEIDVSCMGESLSHVQTLKQVRDTIWLPRLVEYVDSTTLSLGDFHEVTMNHLMSLIYQKHYILN comes from the exons ATGCACCTCAccatggcttcttcttcttctcgctCATACCAAACTCATCTCAAAAACACAGAACAagatttcaattttttcaaaGATGAAAAATCATCAAAAGCTCTTCaacatgatgatgaagaagaagaagattggcTAAAGTTAGGGTTAGGTTTAGGAACTagcacatcatcatcatcaccatggaAGAAAATAGTAGTAAGTCATAATCCAATTTTAGTTtctccatcatcattatcatctacTTCACAAAAACTTTGCTCCCCTCaaataggattagggttagggtttgaagATCAAGGTTCAGGTTTTGTATCAAGAAAAGGTAAAGAGGGATTAGAAAACTTGAATTTATCTAATGACCATCATCACCATcataatgatgatgataatggtaAGGTTATAGggtcatcatcattatcattatcatcatcatgtgAAATCATGAATCCTCGTGGTGAAGAAGACTTGGCTATGAAGTTTCCTAGTGATTCTCATCATTACTTGGCCAGAAATAATCACAACCAATCTGGTTTCTGGTTTACCCTACGCTCCTTTACCAACCG GAATGGTGAAGCTTTGCCTCAAATATCAAAGGAATACATAAGAGTAAA GGATGAAAACATGACGGTGTTGATGGTTAAAAAGTATCTGGTTACAAAACTAGGTCTCTCCAATGAAGATGAG ATTGACGTCTCTTGCATGGGAGAAAGCTTGTCGCATGTCCAAACTCTGAAGCAAGTAAGAGACACTATTTGGCTCCCAAGATTGGTTGAATATGTAGATTCAACTACTTTGTCACTTGGAGATTTCCATGAGGTGACCATGAACCATTTGATGTCACTAATTTACCAAAAACATTATATATTGAATTGA